A region of Chloroherpetonaceae bacterium DNA encodes the following proteins:
- a CDS encoding YfhL family 4Fe-4S dicluster ferredoxin: protein MALMITEECINCGACEPECPNTAIYEGGKNWTLFGETYAPLSDSIYYIVPDKCTECVGFHEEPQCAAVCPVDCCVADPNFPETKEELLAKKEHLEADKKMSKK, encoded by the coding sequence TAATGATCACAGAGGAGTGCATCAACTGTGGCGCATGCGAGCCAGAGTGCCCAAACACTGCGATTTATGAGGGTGGCAAGAACTGGACGCTCTTCGGAGAGACATATGCGCCGCTAAGTGACTCTATCTACTACATTGTGCCCGACAAATGCACGGAGTGTGTTGGCTTCCACGAAGAGCCACAGTGTGCCGCTGTCTGCCCAGTTGACTGCTGCGTTGCAGACCCAAACTTCCCTGAAACCAAAGAAGAGCTTCTGGCAAAGAAAGAGCATCTTGAAGCCGATAAGAAGATGAGTAAAAAGTAA
- a CDS encoding DUF309 domain-containing protein: MSLDEYYTAFLKGIEEYNEARFFECHDTWEEIWHEIYGSDKKFLHGLIQTAIGLYHFTSRNPKGARSMFAKAFAKLEGYQPSYRGIAVSALLRHIERYCIPVIEQMERGEAVTLTPDMLPKLYLQQ, encoded by the coding sequence ATGAGTCTTGATGAGTACTACACTGCTTTTCTGAAAGGTATTGAGGAATACAACGAGGCAAGGTTCTTCGAATGCCACGACACTTGGGAAGAAATCTGGCACGAGATATACGGAAGCGACAAAAAGTTTCTCCACGGTTTGATTCAGACCGCAATCGGGTTATATCACTTTACGAGTCGCAATCCGAAAGGGGCACGCTCAATGTTTGCCAAAGCGTTTGCAAAGCTGGAAGGCTACCAGCCAAGCTATCGTGGCATTGCGGTCAGTGCTTTACTGCGCCATATTGAACGGTATTGCATACCAGTGATTGAGCAGATGGAGCGAGGTGAAGCCGTTACGCTCACGCCAGATATGTTGCCAAAACTATACTTGCAACAGTAA